A genomic window from Algoriphagus sp. Y33 includes:
- a CDS encoding DUF4917 family protein — protein MGDTDLLTYEQVITSLRKKKRKKHLLLGNGFSMSYDSGIFSYNALSKFLENLENDTLQKLFGIIKTSNFELLMEQLENVAKIAEVFGAEKGVVDKIHQATTTLKESLIEAIKELHPEHVFSISEEKSQACADFLNEYLSQEGNIFTTNYDLLLYWVLMRNQFDRIGDGFGRETDETGEFIAPEDRMWSELRWGKNKDTQSIFYVHGALHIFDAGIDIVKEEYSNEHVLLENVKARMARKEYPIFVTAGNGEEKLSHIRHNRYLSFCYDTLSNLEGSLICFGFGFGLYDEHIIAAINKAAKKKKDGDGKWHMLNSIYIGVYSDSDLKRLKTIENKFKCYVRYFDAKTVKVWG, from the coding sequence ATGGGAGACACTGACTTATTGACCTACGAGCAAGTCATTACCTCGCTCAGGAAAAAAAAACGGAAGAAACATTTATTGCTGGGCAACGGCTTTAGCATGTCCTATGATTCCGGGATATTTTCGTATAATGCCCTAAGTAAGTTTTTGGAGAATTTAGAGAACGATACTCTTCAAAAGCTTTTCGGGATAATTAAGACAAGTAATTTTGAGTTGCTGATGGAGCAGCTCGAAAATGTTGCTAAAATCGCCGAGGTTTTTGGCGCCGAAAAAGGAGTAGTCGACAAGATTCACCAGGCTACCACAACATTAAAAGAAAGCTTGATTGAAGCCATCAAAGAGCTCCATCCTGAACATGTCTTTTCCATTTCAGAAGAGAAAAGCCAGGCTTGCGCGGATTTTCTTAATGAGTATCTTTCTCAAGAGGGCAATATTTTTACTACCAATTATGATTTGCTGCTCTATTGGGTTTTAATGAGAAACCAGTTTGATCGGATTGGAGACGGTTTTGGAAGAGAAACCGACGAGACAGGCGAATTCATAGCTCCTGAAGACAGAATGTGGTCTGAACTCCGGTGGGGCAAAAACAAGGATACACAATCAATTTTTTACGTTCACGGAGCACTCCATATTTTCGATGCCGGGATAGATATCGTTAAAGAGGAATACAGCAATGAACATGTTTTATTGGAAAATGTCAAAGCCAGAATGGCAAGAAAGGAATACCCAATCTTTGTAACGGCCGGGAACGGAGAAGAAAAACTAAGTCATATCCGGCATAACAGGTACCTGTCTTTCTGCTACGACACGCTCTCAAATCTTGAAGGCTCCCTGATTTGCTTTGGCTTTGGTTTTGGCCTCTATGATGAACACATCATCGCCGCTATCAATAAAGCGGCAAAGAAAAAGAAAGACGGTGATGGTAAATGGCATATGTTGAATAGCATATACATCGGAGTTTATTCCGATTCAGACTTGAAACGCCTGAAAACTATTGAAAATAAGTTTAAGTGTTATGTCCGGTATTTCGACGCTAAAACGGTAAAAGTTTGGGGTTAG
- a CDS encoding nucleotidyl transferase AbiEii/AbiGii toxin family protein: protein MIKDHCFTEEWLEAFRKQKNHSRIDKIILEKMIYALHLLEELRAHGLEFVFKGGTSLVLLLEQDNRFSIDIDIICTAGREELESIFGKIVEVSRFTGFEIDTHRSYLPGVPKAHYKFSFETNQQGSGTILLDILFEKQLYPELIEKPINTKWIEVEDEHSVALPSVDSITGDKLTAFAPNTIGIPYFKGRDRQPFSMEICKQLFDLSRLFEQIRNMETVAASFKAFSEQEIAYRKNGQEQFDLTPEDVLQDTLDTCLILAKRGTGSTGEQEKFVELQRGIRAFGTGFLMSGTFRIDDAIPASARIAYLAAKLKVSDLTPIDYYNGQDVSKLTIEDPDWNFLNRLKRQPDKSSFYYWYHTIRLLTGSKNNP, encoded by the coding sequence ATGATCAAGGACCACTGTTTCACAGAAGAATGGCTTGAGGCCTTTCGGAAGCAAAAAAATCACAGCCGCATTGACAAAATCATTCTTGAAAAAATGATTTATGCGCTCCACCTGCTGGAGGAACTTCGGGCCCATGGGCTTGAATTCGTTTTTAAGGGAGGCACCAGCCTGGTCCTGTTATTGGAACAGGACAATCGTTTTTCTATTGACATTGATATCATCTGCACAGCAGGCAGGGAAGAATTGGAATCCATATTCGGAAAAATTGTAGAGGTATCCAGGTTTACCGGCTTTGAAATAGATACACACCGAAGTTACTTACCCGGTGTACCCAAAGCACATTATAAATTTTCATTTGAAACTAATCAACAGGGTTCAGGCACAATTCTATTAGACATCCTCTTTGAAAAACAACTCTATCCGGAACTTATTGAAAAACCTATAAACACAAAATGGATAGAAGTAGAAGATGAACATTCTGTCGCACTGCCATCGGTTGACTCTATAACAGGCGATAAACTCACTGCTTTTGCGCCAAATACAATTGGCATTCCCTATTTTAAAGGCAGGGACCGCCAGCCATTTTCCATGGAAATATGCAAACAGCTCTTTGACTTGAGTAGATTATTTGAGCAAATCCGGAACATGGAGACGGTGGCTGCAAGTTTCAAAGCTTTTTCGGAACAGGAAATAGCCTATCGAAAAAATGGCCAGGAACAATTTGACTTGACTCCGGAAGACGTATTACAAGACACTCTGGATACCTGCCTGATCCTGGCAAAGCGTGGAACAGGTTCAACTGGGGAGCAGGAAAAATTTGTTGAATTACAAAGAGGTATCCGGGCCTTTGGCACAGGATTCTTAATGTCAGGAACATTCCGTATTGACGATGCCATTCCCGCATCGGCAAGGATTGCTTACCTCGCTGCTAAACTAAAGGTTAGTGACCTGACCCCAATTGATTATTACAACGGGCAGGATGTAAGTAAACTGACTATTGAAGACCCGGATTGGAATTTCTTAAATCGTCTTAAACGTCAGCCTGACAAATCCTCTTTCTATTACTGGTACCATACAATCAGGCTGCTTACAGGCTCAAAAAACAATCCTTAA
- a CDS encoding DUF6577 family protein: protein MPKIIENKLIEEFKNKESFSREELFDFYRSFEPDLKEGTLGWRIYDLKNKNIIKPLKRGLYVISYKPPYKPELSRDLLKIAHRINDVFKEIRYCIWETGWLNEFSQHQSGKRMILVEIEKDFTESLYFELKTSSKREIFLNPDSNTIDFYIAESNYPVVIKKLTSRSPITTRTKEKVKLYTPLLEKILVDLFADDKIFYHLQGAELTHIYEHAINHYTINFTKLFSYAKRRDKEPEIKQFMINHMSHLVNEIIE from the coding sequence ATGCCTAAAATCATAGAGAATAAGCTTATAGAAGAGTTTAAGAACAAAGAGTCCTTCAGCCGCGAGGAACTTTTCGATTTCTACCGCTCATTCGAACCTGACCTGAAGGAAGGAACACTAGGTTGGCGAATCTATGACCTGAAAAACAAAAACATTATCAAGCCACTTAAAAGAGGATTGTATGTAATTTCATATAAGCCTCCTTATAAACCTGAACTTTCCCGTGATCTATTAAAAATTGCACATCGAATCAACGATGTGTTTAAGGAGATTAGATATTGTATTTGGGAAACAGGATGGCTCAATGAATTTTCCCAACACCAATCAGGCAAACGAATGATCCTGGTTGAAATAGAGAAGGACTTTACGGAATCACTCTATTTCGAGTTGAAAACCTCCTCAAAACGGGAGATATTTTTAAACCCTGACAGCAATACTATTGACTTTTATATTGCTGAAAGTAATTATCCGGTTGTCATAAAGAAGCTTACCAGCCGCTCTCCTATTACCACCAGGACAAAGGAAAAAGTAAAACTTTACACCCCCCTCCTTGAAAAAATCCTGGTGGACTTGTTTGCTGACGATAAAATCTTTTACCATCTCCAGGGAGCTGAACTAACGCATATTTATGAGCATGCAATAAACCACTACACCATCAATTTCACAAAACTCTTCAGTTATGCCAAGCGAAGGGACAAAGAACCAGAAATAAAGCAGTTTATGATTAACCACATGTCTCACCTTGTAAATGAAATCATAGAATGA
- a CDS encoding PP2C family serine/threonine-protein phosphatase encodes MKAIAASHTGKREINQDLILEFTAIDESYLFAVIDGMGGYESGEIAAKIVGENIETYLSTVGTIDAFHIQKAINKSNLALRQQKAVSSETIGATIGGVIFKGSSVSYFWVGDVKIFHFRNKKLLFESIPHGLVNDLIENGSITEPSQLSKYKHVVTRSIQGDIKTSQAEIDSNSFHDSTDLLFVCSDGVHDLFESLQLENLLNQVESPLMLKAELESRLKREASDNFTFGIITQMN; translated from the coding sequence ATGAAAGCAATAGCAGCATCACATACAGGTAAACGAGAAATCAATCAAGATTTAATCCTTGAGTTCACTGCTATAGATGAATCATATCTTTTTGCTGTGATTGATGGTATGGGTGGCTATGAAAGTGGGGAAATTGCTGCTAAAATAGTCGGTGAGAATATTGAGACCTATTTATCTACTGTCGGAACTATTGATGCCTTTCACATTCAAAAAGCAATAAATAAATCAAATCTGGCACTTCGCCAGCAAAAAGCAGTATCATCTGAAACTATCGGAGCCACTATAGGTGGTGTCATTTTTAAGGGTTCTTCTGTTTCATATTTTTGGGTTGGTGATGTTAAAATATTTCATTTCAGAAACAAGAAATTACTTTTTGAATCTATACCTCACGGCTTGGTGAATGATCTGATTGAGAATGGATCAATTACAGAACCATCCCAGCTGTCAAAGTATAAGCATGTAGTTACTCGCTCCATACAAGGTGATATAAAAACCTCTCAGGCAGAGATCGATTCTAACTCTTTTCATGACAGCACAGACTTACTATTTGTCTGCTCGGATGGTGTGCATGATCTTTTTGAGAGTTTACAACTTGAAAACCTACTCAATCAAGTTGAATCACCTCTGATGCTAAAGGCTGAGCTTGAATCCAGGCTTAAAAGAGAAGCGAGTGACAATTTCACTTTTGGTATAATCACTCAAATGAATTAG
- a CDS encoding ATP-binding protein has protein sequence MNTQINTYYQRIIDLILELYHDDLSQAIPGHCMKITGLGLTELEFLWELIQEKYSNINTYIVSDNSASDERFITATKLIELRNKQDAPLLVLIPSNSRTSAEDSYGNATFKEISLEGIEQRLKDRLINDIPAEYGATLKNEILGYLNLNQIDTANVIDYLLSLEKQGFSKESIGNQLYLLDLIPDSALLDNNDKIRSRLNFNSESIELLSSFYKPLYDRIAELPLEPNSLQKELVDFIKAENNARSASEICYLIHSTYSNLNFANWQIPDLDFSHIKLFAEEIKSSDFSVEEGKQVLKARENSTSKVKVRFSMSQNPKDIPGLAYFKIILMAVNGGSGEEIQILRKVKNSASNRPYRDVTVDLNPNVMEEGSYFFKVWAEDEHGNILNNNDDFKEPRIQSAWEEAKANDSSILKSTFDYKLACDTDDFDYVVEENPEREENQRKDKLNNVLQAFFKFRIEKLKSGMEPEIPVASETSNIWITDHGKHTSTFHINYSDRHNYQVNLSSKLRIIEDTLLKNADHFGYVKTSLRNNSSALGFEKISFSISEVSSIVPKEILSLRSEIFKKIQHSNDTKNGLLETADIFNFTDSIRSYIEKISDWTAYLQKQILEEESDDNEKSNIQDLLVEVQMLDLVKVKTKLPDGKPAEAFLLSPLHPLRLAWWVQLVDVFTDWEKKTHDYAGYKDEWFKGLSNLFEGHLTPENNPLVLVEPGTFKAFHYSGELAYGWGLYLNVLTEESKNGMTSVSRQMKHYFSQLFNITKENYVETEVSQNLVVRHIKNYLLQHPYTDKLIINLFNAGDAGVFADSLVELEKEISFQNIKYEVRIFKGDDKIIEHGEALRTLINPESNISEEAEAFSQPSANRLFPKMRFSINSISDYLKSPARFSAHLSFLISPFPITVELIKPYRQDRNFYLNGLLVSPTIAVNDSGNEIKWNRYIEGNQIQPDYSGSGTIGVNLFDHLQTFIAGALASKFTESIPSTQLRLNDKDKVLLTHLHDYSDWVITFDKNLGPQIFDQPSKDGKIPFLLDYVPGEEVTGISSYLTTRPTSEILGLLGPHFEEFNIDIHNPKDEKKVKILLEDLRAVSSSLVLQLNSSKNKAFEVIGSAFTKRVLEKKGLLEESFLIPIDLHHNLFENLPTESKSRADNLLVSINPDSREIHFTIIEIKCRKSIGAAETDDLKTKMREQIENTILALRLHFDPEYHLSFDRLDREIKNKELKSLLSFYIERAYRYEYLNENAYASYNAFLQTLNTGFKLSFKQLGLIFNFSADKKHHKELIDHDLTFFTFGGNLIEQILDPDSDLNTKRLEDQELDSELGEAVGINTKLRPFIQKLKSREPKEQKDETSKIPQDDKPNDEEGGIEEAIDDSPDNTPDNPANSKDYPADSEVSDSVFEEDQFNVTPPDYDILIGKNSESDQYGILGESIHGKKIAMDLSETNTISLFGVQGGGKSYTIGTISEMVLKQFSKINKLPFPLAGVIFHYSESMDYEPEFTSMKQPNDKEAELRKLKERYGANPDKIEDVIILTPKDKIDERRSEYPSIEVNPIAFNSKELNVQDWMFLLGAIGNDSTYMKQLKAIMKELRRDLSLDGITQSVEESELLSNTQKALARQKLRFAREYIDDKFTLRDALKPGRLIIVDLRDEFIVKDEALGLFVIMLNIFSAVKKVDGAHFNKFIVFDEAHKYMDNKDLTGNIVTAIREMRHKGVSIMIASQDPPSLPNEIIELSSIVLLHKFNSPQWLKHIQKSVTQLSSLSSADMSSLTPGEGFLWATKATDKGISSKPLKIFTRPRVTKHGGATIQATGEK, from the coding sequence ATGAATACTCAAATAAATACATATTATCAACGAATCATTGACCTGATACTGGAATTGTATCATGACGATCTGAGCCAAGCCATACCAGGCCATTGCATGAAGATCACCGGATTGGGCCTTACTGAACTTGAATTTCTTTGGGAACTTATTCAGGAGAAATACAGCAACATTAACACTTATATAGTAAGTGATAACTCCGCCTCTGATGAAAGGTTCATTACCGCAACCAAGCTTATAGAATTAAGAAACAAACAAGACGCTCCGCTCTTAGTCCTGATTCCATCCAATAGTAGAACATCTGCTGAAGACTCTTATGGCAATGCCACTTTCAAAGAAATCTCTTTAGAAGGGATTGAACAGAGGTTAAAAGACAGGTTAATTAATGATATACCTGCTGAATATGGAGCAACGCTGAAAAATGAAATCCTTGGATATCTAAACCTCAATCAAATCGATACAGCCAATGTGATCGATTATCTTCTCTCACTTGAAAAACAAGGATTCTCTAAGGAGTCTATTGGCAATCAGCTTTACCTGTTAGATTTGATACCAGATTCAGCTTTGCTTGATAATAACGATAAGATTAGGTCAAGACTGAATTTCAATTCAGAGAGCATTGAACTGCTTAGTTCATTTTACAAACCATTGTACGACCGGATAGCAGAACTCCCTTTGGAACCAAACTCCCTTCAGAAGGAATTAGTAGATTTCATAAAGGCTGAAAATAATGCCAGAAGTGCCTCTGAGATATGCTATCTCATACACAGTACATACTCCAATCTGAACTTTGCAAATTGGCAAATTCCCGATCTGGATTTTTCTCATATCAAACTATTTGCAGAAGAGATCAAATCCTCAGACTTCTCTGTGGAGGAAGGAAAACAGGTTCTTAAAGCCAGAGAAAATTCTACTTCCAAGGTTAAGGTAAGGTTTTCTATGAGTCAAAACCCTAAGGATATTCCTGGTCTTGCCTATTTCAAAATCATTTTGATGGCCGTAAATGGCGGTTCAGGTGAGGAAATACAAATACTTCGAAAAGTAAAAAACTCTGCATCGAATCGACCCTACCGGGATGTTACTGTTGATCTTAATCCAAACGTGATGGAAGAAGGTTCTTACTTCTTTAAGGTTTGGGCAGAAGATGAACATGGCAATATTCTCAACAACAATGATGACTTCAAAGAGCCAAGGATTCAATCTGCATGGGAAGAAGCAAAAGCCAACGATAGCAGCATCTTAAAAAGCACATTTGACTATAAGCTTGCCTGTGATACTGACGACTTTGATTATGTAGTTGAAGAGAACCCTGAGCGTGAAGAGAATCAGCGGAAAGACAAATTGAACAATGTCTTACAGGCATTTTTTAAGTTCCGTATTGAGAAATTGAAATCAGGCATGGAGCCAGAGATCCCAGTTGCTTCTGAAACATCCAATATATGGATTACCGATCACGGTAAACACACCTCAACATTTCATATCAATTATTCCGATAGGCATAATTACCAGGTGAATTTATCCTCAAAGCTGAGGATCATTGAAGATACGCTGTTAAAAAATGCAGATCATTTCGGGTATGTAAAGACATCCTTAAGAAACAACTCATCAGCGTTAGGTTTTGAAAAAATAAGCTTTTCAATAAGTGAGGTATCCTCTATTGTACCAAAAGAGATTCTCTCCCTTCGGTCAGAAATCTTTAAAAAGATTCAACATTCCAATGACACTAAAAACGGGCTGCTTGAAACAGCGGATATTTTCAATTTCACTGACTCCATTCGCTCTTACATTGAAAAAATCAGCGACTGGACAGCTTACCTTCAGAAGCAAATATTAGAGGAAGAGAGTGATGATAATGAAAAGTCCAATATTCAGGATTTACTGGTTGAGGTTCAAATGTTGGACTTGGTAAAAGTTAAAACTAAACTCCCTGATGGTAAACCAGCTGAGGCATTTTTACTATCTCCTTTACATCCACTACGTTTAGCTTGGTGGGTTCAGTTAGTGGACGTATTTACCGACTGGGAAAAAAAGACACATGACTATGCTGGCTACAAAGACGAATGGTTCAAAGGACTATCCAATCTCTTTGAAGGTCATTTGACACCTGAAAACAATCCATTAGTATTGGTAGAGCCAGGCACATTTAAAGCATTCCATTATTCTGGTGAACTTGCTTACGGTTGGGGGCTTTATTTAAATGTACTTACTGAGGAATCTAAAAACGGAATGACTTCTGTCTCAAGACAGATGAAGCATTATTTCAGTCAACTCTTCAATATCACTAAGGAAAACTATGTTGAAACAGAGGTAAGTCAAAATTTAGTTGTCAGGCATATCAAAAACTATCTGCTTCAGCATCCTTATACAGATAAGCTAATTATAAACCTTTTCAATGCAGGTGATGCAGGCGTATTTGCAGATTCATTGGTTGAGTTGGAGAAAGAAATCAGCTTTCAAAACATCAAATATGAGGTAAGAATATTCAAAGGTGATGATAAGATTATTGAGCACGGTGAAGCACTTAGAACCTTAATCAATCCTGAATCTAACATTTCGGAAGAAGCCGAAGCATTTTCACAACCTTCTGCTAATAGGTTATTCCCCAAAATGAGGTTCTCTATCAATAGCATCTCAGATTACCTCAAATCGCCAGCACGGTTTTCAGCTCATTTAAGCTTCCTGATTAGCCCTTTCCCAATTACAGTTGAACTGATTAAACCTTACAGACAGGATAGAAACTTCTACTTAAATGGATTATTAGTTTCACCTACGATTGCGGTCAATGACTCAGGCAATGAAATCAAATGGAATAGGTATATAGAAGGCAACCAAATACAACCTGATTACTCAGGATCTGGCACGATTGGGGTGAATTTGTTTGATCACCTTCAAACTTTTATTGCAGGGGCACTAGCTTCAAAATTCACTGAGTCTATACCTTCCACTCAATTACGACTTAATGACAAGGATAAGGTTCTGCTCACTCATTTACATGATTATTCAGATTGGGTAATCACATTTGACAAGAACCTTGGCCCTCAAATATTTGATCAACCGTCTAAAGATGGTAAGATACCATTCCTGCTTGATTATGTGCCTGGCGAAGAAGTTACTGGAATTTCATCTTACCTAACCACCAGACCTACGTCCGAAATTCTCGGGTTATTAGGTCCACATTTTGAAGAGTTTAATATTGATATTCATAATCCAAAAGATGAAAAGAAAGTAAAGATTTTACTCGAAGATTTAAGAGCTGTTTCAAGCTCTCTGGTTCTTCAGCTTAATTCTTCAAAGAATAAAGCCTTTGAAGTAATTGGTTCAGCCTTCACAAAAAGAGTTTTGGAGAAAAAAGGGCTGCTCGAAGAATCTTTCCTTATTCCAATTGACCTTCATCATAACCTCTTTGAAAATCTTCCTACCGAAAGCAAGAGCCGGGCAGACAACCTCCTTGTGTCAATTAACCCTGACAGCAGAGAAATTCACTTCACAATCATAGAGATCAAATGCAGAAAAAGCATTGGAGCTGCTGAAACTGATGATCTGAAAACGAAAATGCGTGAACAGATTGAAAACACTATTCTGGCTTTACGCTTACACTTTGATCCAGAATATCATTTGTCATTTGACCGCTTAGATCGAGAAATTAAAAATAAAGAATTAAAGTCCTTACTGAGCTTTTACATAGAAAGAGCTTACCGATACGAATATCTGAATGAAAATGCCTATGCAAGCTATAACGCATTTTTACAGACTCTAAACACTGGTTTCAAGCTGTCATTCAAGCAGCTAGGCCTCATTTTTAATTTCTCCGCAGACAAGAAACATCACAAGGAATTAATTGATCATGACCTTACCTTTTTCACTTTCGGTGGCAACCTAATCGAGCAAATTCTAGACCCTGATTCGGATTTAAACACAAAACGACTTGAAGATCAGGAGCTGGATAGTGAGTTAGGTGAAGCGGTTGGAATTAACACCAAGCTTAGGCCATTCATACAAAAACTTAAATCCAGGGAACCGAAAGAGCAAAAGGATGAAACATCGAAAATTCCACAGGATGACAAGCCAAATGATGAAGAAGGTGGAATCGAAGAAGCAATTGATGATTCTCCTGATAACACCCCGGATAATCCTGCTAATTCAAAAGATTATCCAGCTGATTCAGAAGTTTCTGATTCTGTTTTTGAGGAAGATCAATTCAATGTTACACCTCCGGATTATGATATTCTAATTGGTAAAAATTCAGAAAGCGACCAGTACGGTATTTTGGGTGAAAGTATCCATGGTAAAAAGATCGCCATGGATTTAAGCGAAACCAACACAATAAGTCTTTTTGGAGTCCAGGGAGGAGGTAAAAGTTATACCATAGGCACAATATCAGAAATGGTATTGAAGCAATTCAGTAAGATAAACAAACTCCCTTTTCCACTGGCAGGTGTAATTTTTCATTACAGTGAGAGCATGGATTACGAACCGGAGTTTACATCCATGAAACAGCCAAATGATAAAGAAGCTGAACTCCGTAAATTAAAAGAAAGATATGGTGCAAACCCGGACAAAATTGAAGATGTAATTATTCTTACTCCAAAGGATAAAATTGATGAAAGACGTTCAGAATATCCATCCATTGAGGTAAATCCGATTGCATTCAATTCCAAAGAATTGAACGTACAGGATTGGATGTTCTTACTTGGAGCTATAGGAAATGATTCAACCTACATGAAGCAATTAAAAGCTATTATGAAGGAATTACGAAGAGACTTGTCACTAGATGGCATCACTCAAAGCGTAGAAGAATCTGAATTACTATCTAACACGCAAAAAGCGTTGGCAAGACAGAAGTTGAGATTTGCCCGTGAATACATTGATGACAAATTCACTCTGCGTGACGCCCTGAAGCCCGGTAGGTTAATCATTGTAGATCTGCGTGATGAGTTCATTGTAAAAGATGAAGCCCTAGGGCTGTTTGTAATCATGTTGAATATCTTCTCTGCGGTAAAAAAGGTTGACGGTGCTCACTTCAATAAGTTCATAGTGTTTGATGAGGCTCACAAGTACATGGATAATAAAGATTTGACAGGTAACATCGTAACAGCTATTAGAGAAATGCGACACAAGGGAGTGAGCATTATGATTGCCAGTCAAGACCCTCCAAGCCTACCGAATGAAATTATAGAGCTGAGTTCCATTGTGCTGCTTCATAAATTCAACAGTCCGCAATGGTTAAAGCATATTCAAAAGTCTGTCACTCAATTATCATCTCTATCTTCGGCAGATATGAGTTCACTCACACCAGGTGAAGGATTCTTATGGGCAACTAAAGCAACAGATAAAGGAATTTCATCAAAACCATTGAAGATCTTCACTCGACCAAGAGTAACAAAACATGGCGGAGCAACTATACAAGCAACAGGTGAAAAATGA